A single window of Archangium gephyra DNA harbors:
- a CDS encoding alpha/beta hydrolase yields MSEIETPQDGALEPRAYTLRTRQGPVDTLLYESLGAKEGALLAGGVGGGFDTPALGLYPRLAEELLRHQMSTLRLKYRHSTDLTESVHDVLAGVEFLVGRGLERVALVGHSFGGAVMIDAGAQSPWVTTVVGLAPQSYGTEAVSQLVPRSLLLVHGLSDAVLPPSCSQSIHERARGRKELELIPGSGHLLDEAAERVFDRVRDWLLQELRA; encoded by the coding sequence GGGCGTACACGCTGCGGACGCGGCAGGGACCGGTGGACACGTTGTTGTACGAGTCCCTGGGCGCGAAGGAAGGGGCGCTGCTGGCGGGTGGGGTCGGAGGAGGCTTCGATACACCGGCGCTCGGGCTGTACCCGCGGCTGGCGGAGGAGCTGCTGCGGCATCAGATGTCCACGCTGCGGTTGAAGTACCGCCACTCGACGGACCTGACGGAGTCGGTGCACGACGTGCTCGCCGGGGTGGAGTTCCTGGTGGGGCGGGGGTTGGAGCGGGTGGCGCTGGTGGGGCACTCGTTCGGCGGGGCGGTGATGATCGACGCCGGGGCGCAGTCCCCCTGGGTGACGACAGTGGTGGGGCTGGCGCCGCAGAGCTACGGGACGGAAGCGGTGTCGCAGCTGGTGCCGCGCTCGCTGCTGCTCGTGCACGGCCTGTCGGACGCGGTGCTGCCACCGAGCTGCTCGCAGAGCATCCACGAGCGGGCGAGGGGACGGAAGGAGCTGGAGCTCATCCCAGGCTCCGGCCACCTCCTGGACGAGGCCGCCGAGCGCGTCTTCGACCGGGTGCGCGACTGGCTGCTCCAGGAACTGCGAGCCTGA